A window from Rhea pennata isolate bPtePen1 chromosome 1, bPtePen1.pri, whole genome shotgun sequence encodes these proteins:
- the AAMDC gene encoding mth938 domain-containing protein — translation MMSSPEIASLSWGQMKVKGCPTIYKDCKVWPGGSRTWDWRETGTNHSPGVQPADLEEVVKKGVKTVVIGRGMSEALQVPPSTVDYLKKNGIDVLVLQTEKAVEEYNALAARGVKVGGVFHSTC, via the exons ATGATGTCTTCCCCTGAAATTGCTTCCCTTTCATGGGGTCAGATGAAGGTGAAAGGCTGTCCTACAATTTACAAGGACTGCAAAGTATGGCCAGGAGGAAGCCGAACCTGGGATTGGCGAGAAACCGGGACTAAT CATTCTCCAGGAGTGCAACCAGCTGACCTTGAAGAAGTTGTCAAGAAGGGCGTTAAAACTGTAGTGATTGGTCGTGGCATGAGTGAGGCTTTGCAG GTACCACCGTCTACTGTGGACTATCTTAAGAAAAATGGGATTGATGTGTTGGTCTTACAGACAGAGAAGGCTGTAGAAGAGTACAATGCACTGGCTGCTCGAGGTGTCAAAGTGGGAGGAGTCTTCCATTCAACATGTTGA